In Pseudomonas sp. PDM14, a genomic segment contains:
- the purM gene encoding phosphoribosylformylglycinamidine cyclo-ligase, with product MSKQPSISYKDAGVDIDAGEALVERIKGVAKRTARPEVMGGLGGFGALCEIPAGYKQPVLVSGTDGVGTKLRLALNLNQHDSIGQDLVAMCVNDLVVCGAEPLFFLDYYATGKLNVDVAATVVTGIGAGCELAGCSLVGGETAEMPGMYEGEDYDLAGFCVGVVEKAEIIDGSKVASGDALIALPSSGPHSNGYSLIRKIIEVADADITSIQLDGKALKDLLMAPTRIYVKPLLKLIKDTGAVKAMAHITGGGLLDNIPRVLPEGAQAVVDVASWTRPAVFDWLQQQGNVDEHEMHRVLNCGVGMVICVAQEHVEAALSNLKASGEQPWVIGQIGTAAEGAAQVVLNNLKSH from the coding sequence ATGAGCAAGCAACCCTCCATCAGCTACAAGGACGCCGGTGTAGACATCGACGCCGGTGAAGCCCTGGTCGAACGCATCAAAGGCGTGGCCAAGCGCACCGCGCGCCCGGAAGTCATGGGTGGCCTGGGCGGTTTCGGCGCGCTCTGCGAGATTCCCGCCGGCTACAAGCAGCCTGTACTGGTCTCCGGCACCGACGGCGTCGGCACCAAACTGCGCCTGGCACTGAACCTCAACCAGCACGACAGCATCGGCCAGGACCTGGTCGCCATGTGCGTCAATGACTTGGTCGTGTGTGGCGCCGAGCCGCTGTTCTTCCTCGACTACTACGCCACCGGCAAGCTCAACGTCGACGTGGCCGCCACCGTGGTTACCGGCATCGGCGCCGGCTGCGAGCTGGCTGGCTGCTCCCTGGTCGGTGGTGAAACCGCCGAGATGCCGGGCATGTACGAAGGCGAAGATTACGACCTGGCCGGCTTCTGCGTCGGCGTGGTGGAAAAGGCCGAAATCATCGACGGCTCGAAAGTCGCCAGCGGTGACGCCCTGATCGCCCTGCCGTCCTCCGGCCCGCACTCCAACGGTTACTCGCTGATCCGCAAGATCATCGAAGTCGCCGATGCCGACATCACCAGCATCCAGCTCGACGGCAAGGCCCTGAAGGACCTGCTGATGGCACCGACGCGCATCTACGTCAAACCGCTGCTCAAGCTGATCAAGGACACCGGCGCGGTCAAGGCCATGGCCCACATCACCGGCGGCGGCCTGCTCGACAATATCCCGCGCGTGCTGCCGGAAGGCGCTCAGGCAGTGGTCGATGTGGCCAGCTGGACCCGTCCGGCGGTATTCGACTGGCTGCAACAGCAGGGCAACGTCGACGAGCACGAGATGCATCGCGTACTCAACTGCGGCGTCGGCATGGTCATCTGCGTCGCCCAGGAGCATGTCGAAGCCGCGCTGAGCAACCTCAAGGCCAGCGGCGAGCAGCCGTGGGTCATCGGCCAGATCGGCACTGCCGCCGAAGGCGCTGCGCAGGTCGTGCTGAACAACCTGAAAAGCCACTGA
- the purN gene encoding phosphoribosylglycinamide formyltransferase produces MADCNVVVLISGSGSNLQALIDSTASGDNPAHIRAVISNRADAYGLQRAKAAGIDTRVLDHKQFDGREAFDAALVEAIDAFEPHLVVLAGFMRILTPGFVRHYAGRLLNIHPSLLPKYKGLHTHQRALEAGDSEHGCSVHFVTEELDGGPLAVQAPIPVQSDDTPETLAQRVHVQEHRIYPLAVRWFAEGRLRLGDNGAELDGQTLPPTGQQLRN; encoded by the coding sequence ATGGCCGACTGCAATGTCGTGGTGCTGATTTCCGGGTCTGGCAGCAACCTGCAGGCCCTGATCGACAGCACTGCCAGCGGCGATAACCCGGCGCACATCCGCGCGGTGATTTCCAACCGCGCCGACGCCTACGGCCTGCAACGCGCGAAGGCCGCCGGCATCGACACCCGCGTGCTCGACCACAAGCAGTTCGACGGCCGCGAGGCCTTCGACGCCGCTCTGGTGGAAGCCATCGACGCCTTCGAGCCACACCTGGTGGTGCTGGCGGGCTTCATGCGTATCCTCACACCCGGCTTCGTGCGCCACTACGCCGGCCGTTTGCTGAACATTCATCCCTCGCTGCTGCCCAAGTACAAGGGTTTGCACACCCACCAGCGCGCGCTGGAAGCCGGTGACAGCGAACATGGCTGCAGCGTGCACTTCGTCACCGAAGAGCTGGATGGCGGCCCGCTGGCCGTGCAGGCGCCGATCCCGGTACAGTCGGACGACACGCCGGAGACCCTGGCCCAGCGCGTTCACGTGCAGGAACACCGGATCTACCCGCTGGCCGTGCGCTGGTTCGCCGAAGGCCGTCTGCGCCTGGGCGACAACGGCGCGGAACTGGATGGCCAGACGCTGCCGCCCACCGGGCAGCAGCTACGTAACTAG